From the Psychrobacillus sp. FSL K6-4046 genome, one window contains:
- a CDS encoding manganese efflux pump has protein sequence MWTEILAGFLMSVDVLILFSLVSYRKQVLTLAAWVASLHMLFPLIGYYAGVLVQTYLQQASPYLSGVLLTLVGLQMVLSKSPKEIPMMPPYILAIVASLDTFSVSISFGMLQVEKFIFILSAGIFAFVGVIVAQKIIYKSTVMNRGMIMKLAGGVLLVMGLLTLQNI, from the coding sequence TTGTGGACAGAAATATTAGCAGGATTCTTAATGTCGGTAGATGTACTTATCTTATTTTCTCTTGTATCATATAGAAAACAGGTTTTGACTCTAGCTGCTTGGGTTGCATCCTTACATATGCTCTTCCCCTTAATAGGTTATTATGCAGGTGTTTTGGTACAAACCTATTTACAGCAGGCAAGCCCTTATTTATCAGGAGTTCTGCTAACCTTGGTAGGTCTTCAAATGGTATTATCAAAATCTCCAAAAGAAATACCGATGATGCCACCGTATATCTTGGCTATAGTAGCGAGTCTAGATACCTTCTCCGTCAGTATTTCCTTTGGTATGCTCCAAGTAGAAAAGTTCATTTTTATTCTAAGTGCAGGCATCTTCGCTTTTGTTGGAGTAATTGTTGCACAGAAAATTATATATAAAAGCACTGTGATGAACAGAGGTATGATTATGAAACTGGCCGGTGGAGTTTTACTAGTCATGGGTTTGCTTACTCTTCAAAATATATAA
- the prmC gene encoding peptide chain release factor N(5)-glutamine methyltransferase: protein MSKTIYEALNRASSFLEENNREKEVARYIFQFVLGKNYSELMMTMYEEISTDSFNTFWSYVEEHATGRPYQYIIGQETFYDREFLVNESVLIPRPETEELIEEVRKRVPLLFKDKNPLYVADIGTGSGAIAITIQKEVPNAKVTATDISEKALQVATKNAERLSALIDFKQGDLAEPISHEKWDIVLSNPPYIAHSEAPSLSDTVIDYEPHLALFADEDGLLLYRKLSEQLPSLMNSTSLIGFEIGYEQGPAVAGMLQKAFPKGNVEVIQDINGKNRFVFCTNAE, encoded by the coding sequence ATGTCTAAGACCATTTATGAGGCCCTGAACCGGGCTTCTTCTTTTTTAGAGGAAAATAACCGTGAAAAAGAAGTAGCTCGTTATATTTTTCAATTTGTCCTAGGAAAAAATTACTCTGAGCTTATGATGACCATGTATGAGGAGATATCAACTGATTCTTTTAATACTTTCTGGAGTTATGTAGAGGAGCATGCAACCGGTAGACCATATCAATATATTATTGGTCAGGAAACCTTTTATGATCGAGAATTTTTAGTGAACGAGTCTGTTTTAATTCCGCGACCTGAAACGGAGGAATTAATAGAAGAGGTAAGAAAGCGTGTGCCGCTCCTATTTAAGGATAAAAACCCATTATATGTTGCCGATATTGGCACAGGAAGTGGGGCCATTGCTATTACTATTCAAAAGGAAGTACCAAACGCCAAGGTGACGGCTACAGATATATCCGAGAAAGCATTACAGGTGGCTACAAAAAATGCGGAGAGACTGTCCGCACTTATCGACTTTAAGCAAGGAGATTTGGCAGAGCCTATATCACATGAAAAGTGGGATATTGTTTTATCGAATCCACCTTATATTGCACATTCAGAGGCGCCAAGCTTATCAGATACCGTGATCGATTATGAACCACATTTGGCTTTATTTGCAGATGAGGATGGTCTTTTACTTTATCGTAAATTATCAGAGCAGCTTCCTTCCTTGATGAATTCAACTAGTTTAATAGGTTTTGAGATTGGCTATGAGCAGGGGCCAGCTGTTGCTGGAATGCTTCAAAAAGCCTTTCCTAAAGGGAATGTAGAGGTTATTCAAGACATTAATGGAAAAAATCGTTTTGTTTTTTGTACAAATGCTGAATAA
- a CDS encoding stage II sporulation protein R — protein MLPDYEIKRASKVGQKIDAVILFVWMLLVIQTILFVFIHNAEQTEAMRFRLVANSNTAYDQQVKMEVQEKIAPILVNYEKDPDATIIELEKTVVSLSSSLQEKMTITQGQTIFPPKEWESGIAAQTQVEAIVVSIGSGRGDNWWCGLFPKACYKEEVKEEKPKFFVWEWLKKKFST, from the coding sequence ATGTTACCAGATTACGAGATAAAAAGAGCAAGTAAAGTAGGACAAAAAATAGATGCAGTTATTCTCTTTGTATGGATGCTATTGGTTATTCAAACGATTTTATTTGTTTTTATTCATAATGCGGAACAAACGGAGGCGATGCGCTTTCGATTAGTTGCTAACAGCAACACCGCTTATGATCAGCAGGTGAAAATGGAAGTACAGGAAAAAATAGCGCCAATCTTAGTAAATTATGAAAAGGATCCGGACGCTACAATAATAGAACTAGAGAAAACAGTTGTGAGTCTATCCAGTAGCTTGCAGGAGAAGATGACAATCACACAAGGTCAAACGATCTTTCCGCCAAAGGAATGGGAAAGTGGAATTGCAGCTCAGACGCAGGTGGAGGCAATTGTAGTTTCTATCGGTAGTGGAAGAGGAGATAATTGGTGGTGCGGTCTATTTCCTAAAGCATGCTATAAAGAAGAAGTAAAAGAAGAAAAGCCTAAATTCTTTGTTTGGGAATGGTTAAAAAAGAAATTTTCCACATAG
- a CDS encoding L-threonylcarbamoyladenylate synthase has product MNTKILSVGNLSTEEISYTEAVQLLHSGEVVAFPTETVYGLGAIATNEKAVAKIFEAKGRPQDNPLIVHIGSKDEISDFISHIPEKAQLCMDAFWPGPLTLILPLKETVLASNVSAGLNTVGVRMPNHPVALKLLRELKLPVAAPSANRSGKPSPTKARHVHKDLNGRIPAIIDGGATGMGLESTVLDCTSEIPTILRPGGVTKEMLEQVIGKVNETKLVDKSEAPRAPGMKYAHYAPNAPVYLIEASVQSIQEAIASIHKEDKKAALIATDQLKVVDANYYFSLGNNEQVKEAAHLLYEALRSCDDTDADIVLAPVFKKDGVGAAIMNRLEKAADGKWFFEK; this is encoded by the coding sequence ATGAATACAAAAATTTTATCTGTGGGTAACTTATCCACAGAAGAAATAAGTTATACAGAGGCCGTCCAATTATTACATTCGGGTGAAGTGGTAGCTTTCCCAACGGAAACTGTTTACGGCTTAGGGGCCATCGCAACGAATGAAAAAGCGGTAGCGAAAATTTTTGAAGCAAAAGGCAGACCCCAGGATAATCCTCTTATTGTGCATATTGGATCTAAGGATGAAATTAGTGATTTTATCTCTCACATCCCGGAAAAGGCTCAGCTATGTATGGATGCATTTTGGCCTGGACCATTAACGTTAATACTTCCGCTGAAGGAAACTGTTTTGGCTTCCAATGTTAGCGCAGGCTTGAATACTGTCGGGGTAAGAATGCCTAATCATCCTGTAGCTTTAAAACTTTTACGTGAACTAAAACTTCCGGTTGCTGCTCCGAGCGCAAACCGAAGTGGAAAACCTAGCCCAACTAAAGCAAGACACGTGCACAAGGATTTAAATGGTAGAATCCCTGCTATAATAGATGGCGGAGCAACTGGGATGGGACTTGAATCGACGGTGCTTGACTGTACTAGCGAGATTCCAACTATTCTACGACCAGGTGGAGTAACAAAGGAAATGCTTGAACAAGTTATTGGCAAGGTCAATGAAACAAAGCTTGTAGATAAATCAGAAGCTCCAAGAGCACCTGGCATGAAATATGCTCACTATGCCCCGAATGCACCTGTCTATTTAATAGAGGCATCTGTACAATCGATACAAGAAGCTATCGCTAGTATACATAAGGAAGATAAAAAGGCTGCCCTCATTGCAACGGATCAATTGAAAGTAGTAGATGCCAACTATTATTTTTCACTTGGTAACAACGAACAAGTAAAAGAAGCTGCTCATTTGTTATATGAGGCACTTAGAAGCTGCGACGATACAGATGCAGATATCGTGCTTGCCCCTGTTTTCAAAAAGGATGGCGTTGGAGCAGCAATTATGAATCGTTTAGAAAAAGCTGCAGATGGTAAATGGTTTTTCGAAAAGTAA
- a CDS encoding low molecular weight protein arginine phosphatase: MNILFVCTGNTCRSPMAEAILKAKNLDNVNVKSAGIYAMDGENMSLNSQKVLMDNNIPFTHKSSSLQPSIVEWADLILTMTAAHKQALIFAFPEAISKIYMYKEFATPDDIQDVMDPFGGNLGIYERTYEELSELTEGLVKRLQGEKG, translated from the coding sequence ATGAATATTTTATTTGTCTGTACAGGAAATACTTGTAGAAGTCCGATGGCAGAGGCAATTTTAAAAGCAAAGAACTTAGATAATGTAAATGTGAAGTCAGCAGGTATTTATGCAATGGATGGAGAAAATATGTCTCTAAATAGTCAAAAAGTTCTAATGGACAACAACATTCCTTTTACCCATAAATCCTCCTCCCTACAGCCGTCTATAGTTGAGTGGGCAGATTTAATTTTAACGATGACTGCTGCCCATAAACAAGCTCTGATTTTTGCTTTTCCCGAAGCAATTTCTAAGATTTATATGTATAAAGAATTCGCAACTCCGGACGATATACAGGATGTAATGGATCCTTTTGGAGGAAACTTAGGTATATATGAACGGACTTATGAAGAGCTTAGTGAACTAACAGAGGGATTAGTGAAGAGACTACAGGGGGAAAAGGGATGA